In a genomic window of Taylorella equigenitalis ATCC 35865:
- the lnt gene encoding apolipoprotein N-acyltransferase produces MKFLILFFLGALHAQSFSAGIIPEFALAPLQLITFTIATILIFYGTSKTYLKAFTFGLAHFAFGLYWIYNSVHGFGYIHPIISWSIVLAFAAFLALFPVLAIFIFRKVQGLNFVGFKAPIIFSASWTAAELLRGYLLTGFPWLNLAYAHAQSPIGAWAPVLGSYGMTFMATLLSGFVSLWVLRKNIRKEVRFAQFGIIAILVSCIGLKSIDWSKPYGGLTSIRLVQSNIVQDLKYNPLKLNTILDRNIELAMLPAGDSNQPPELVLFSETILPSTQRSIPLSFWTRILTLAHQNEAQFILGINHETDSQTTENQLDYPYDLHNTLLLINKDTDVNSLYDTSVHNNLIKYDKKHLVPFGEMVPSYVRWFVNLIGLPFIDFKSGSDRQNNFSINGQYVAPNICYEDIFGSELLPSLFSHEGNPGATILYNASNLMWFGNSSALGQHLEMSKVRARETSRPIVRATNTGATAHISHEGKVLASLPYETTGVLDVLVQGRTGLTLYARISDWGILVLVLGILLIGLLYRKTTNEK; encoded by the coding sequence ATGAAATTTTTAATTTTATTTTTTCTTGGAGCACTTCATGCTCAAAGTTTTTCAGCTGGCATAATTCCTGAATTTGCATTAGCCCCATTGCAACTCATAACTTTCACTATAGCTACGATTCTAATTTTTTATGGCACTTCGAAGACTTACCTTAAGGCATTTACTTTTGGGTTAGCTCATTTTGCCTTTGGGCTTTATTGGATTTATAACAGCGTTCATGGATTTGGATATATTCATCCAATTATCTCATGGTCTATTGTTTTAGCATTTGCGGCATTTTTGGCATTATTTCCTGTTTTAGCTATTTTTATTTTCCGTAAAGTTCAAGGGTTAAATTTTGTCGGTTTCAAAGCACCCATTATTTTCTCAGCCTCATGGACAGCTGCTGAACTTTTAAGAGGTTATCTTCTAACTGGATTTCCTTGGCTTAACTTGGCCTATGCCCACGCACAAAGCCCTATAGGTGCATGGGCTCCTGTTTTAGGGTCATATGGTATGACTTTTATGGCCACTTTGCTTTCGGGGTTTGTTTCACTTTGGGTCCTAAGAAAAAATATACGTAAAGAAGTACGATTTGCTCAATTTGGAATTATTGCAATTTTGGTTTCGTGCATAGGTTTAAAATCTATAGATTGGTCTAAACCCTATGGGGGGCTAACTTCAATTCGCCTTGTTCAGAGCAATATTGTTCAAGATCTTAAATACAACCCTTTAAAATTAAATACAATTTTAGATCGCAATATAGAGTTGGCAATGCTTCCTGCAGGAGACAGCAATCAACCTCCTGAGTTGGTACTATTTTCAGAGACTATATTGCCATCAACACAAAGATCAATCCCTTTAAGTTTCTGGACCAGAATTTTAACTTTAGCCCATCAAAATGAAGCACAATTTATTCTAGGAATTAACCACGAGACCGACAGCCAAACCACTGAAAACCAATTAGATTACCCCTACGATTTACACAATACACTTTTACTAATAAATAAAGATACAGATGTCAATTCACTTTATGATACAAGTGTGCATAACAATCTAATTAAATACGATAAAAAACATTTAGTGCCGTTTGGAGAGATGGTTCCTAGTTATGTTCGTTGGTTTGTGAATTTGATCGGCCTGCCATTTATTGATTTCAAATCAGGCTCTGATAGGCAAAATAATTTTTCAATAAATGGACAATATGTAGCCCCGAATATTTGCTATGAAGACATATTTGGAAGTGAATTGCTTCCTTCCTTGTTCAGTCATGAAGGCAACCCAGGAGCTACGATTTTATATAACGCATCAAACCTTATGTGGTTTGGCAATAGTTCAGCACTCGGACAACATTTAGAAATGTCTAAAGTTAGAGCTCGTGAAACATCAAGACCTATAGTTAGGGCCACAAATACAGGAGCAACAGCACATATCAGTCACGAAGGTAAAGTTTTAGCCTCGCTACCTTACGAGACCACAGGTGTCCTGGATGTTCTTGTGCAAGGCAGAACTGGCTTAACTCTTTATGCACGCATTAGTGACTGGGGAATATTAGTCCTAGTATTAGGAATATTGCTTATTGGTTTGCTTTACCGAAAAACGACAAACGAAAAATAA